From Lacerta agilis isolate rLacAgi1 chromosome Z, rLacAgi1.pri, whole genome shotgun sequence, the proteins below share one genomic window:
- the AJM1 gene encoding apical junction component 1 homolog: protein MTRTDPPDLLSSTVYRDVQTASPFPVPHQPAMSATPQPFHKRHCRSFDFLESLDDEPPPAACKPPQPRRGRDAPKDPDPARRARSKSAPRAPPAFAPAASPPARRGRSLANELHPVKLQPQRSRISPFSGTHYGGNAPPAEARAPRRRLDIKPDEAALRHAARAPGRSDFPPARGLTVPGIWPAPMSRTPTPSDTYSGEQRAPGELYNAGESGCLPYPQPTPLKIFYADAYDGGYAPPYSGPFYADEPPPQTGFRPIPARTLFVDAHSGTYPVQEAPGRTYYGAEPPFYGEDPHAFYAQVREPISRTYPHPHSAPYDGWYPPARTAPPYQTWQVCRYPPAAPRTPLSSWHAGTPRLGADTRSYSKSWDNILTPRGCPDQPLWRGRSYENLLARREAPRALSPDTRRPSPVVVTLSSSPKRYAALSLSENSLLEKPPGDGRTGWFVTPEITITDNDIRADGRRDAPEISARQRSLEQLDELITDLVIDYKPPPAGETGDFSEQLRRLIGTAKEPPVHDASSPDASTDEDDILMCSNARCGRTEAMFHACLYFKSCHSCRTVYCSRHCRRQDWASHKERCVFGRAGSACRNVLRFCREDAPAHRAFSRVARVGFLSRGRGVLFLGFPSPGSAENFLRFGLESLLMSPTYLSLRELGAYAGNLGSYAGDLRRAGEDYDPGECFVLNVTVAVGGKAVPGERPAPVVRKHAKVALASAPGPAHAEGDMETLILTPPPGTADLGQEGEVGRRAREVCFVHIQRELRTRGVVLRREFPQVYERLCAFVEGGRRFTPTTIYPVDKRTGKQFLCMIMAASEPRTLDWVASPNLLDDLM from the coding sequence ATGACCCGCACCGACCCGCCGGATCTCCTGTCGTCGACGGTCTACCGCGACGTCCAAACGGCCTCGCCCTTCCCCGTACCGCACCAGCCTGCCATGTCGGCGACACCGCAGCCCTTCCACAAACGCCACTGCCGCAGCTTCGACTTCCTGGAGTCGCTGGACGATGAGCCACCGCCTGCCGCCTGCAAGCCGCCACAACCTCGTCGGGGAAGAGATGCCCCCAAAGACCCAGACCCGGCGCGCCGGGCGCGCTCCAAAAGCGCCCCCCGTGCCCCGCCAGCCTTCGCCCCGGCTGCCTCGCCTCCGGCCCGGCGCGGACGCAGCCTGGCCAACGAGCTGCACCCGGTGAAGCTGCAGCCGCAGCGCAGCCGCATCTCCCCTTTTTCGGGCACTCATTACGGCGGCAACGCCCCGCCGGCGGAGGCGAGGGCCCCACGCCGGCGCCTGGACATCAAGCCCGACGAAGCAGCACTGCGGCACGCTGCCCGCGCCCCGGGAAGGAGCGACTTCCCTCCCGCTCGTGGCTTGACCGTGCCTGGCATCTGGCCGGCGCCCATGTCCCGCACGCCGACGCCCAGCGACACCTACAGCGGGGAGCAACGGGCGCCGGGAGAACTGTACAACGCGGGCGAGAGCGGGTGCCTCCCATACCCGCAACCGACACCCCTCAAGATATTCTATGCCGACGCCTACGACGGAGGATACGCACCACCTTACAGCGGCCCGTTTTATGCCGACGAGCCACCCCCCCAAACCGGCTTCCGCCCGATCCCGGCAAGGACCCTTTTTGTTGACGCCCACAGCGGGACGTACCCCGTCCAGGAGGCGCCCGGGCGGACATACTATGGTGCCGAGCCCCCGTTTTACGGCGAAGACCCCCACGCCTTCTACGCCCAGGTCCGGGAGCCCATTTCGCGGACATACCCTCATCCGCACAGCGCCCCTTATGACGGCTGGTACCCGCCCGCCCGGACAGCGCCGCCCTACCAGACTTGGCAGGTTTGCCGCTACCCGCCGGCGGCCCCCCGCACCCCCCTATCCTCCTGGCACGCAGGCACGCCGCGCTTGGGAGCTGACACGCGCAGCTACTCCAAGTCGTGGGACAACATTTTGACGCCGCGCGGGTGCCCGGACCAGCCGCTTTGGCGCGGGCGCAGCTACGAGAACCTTCTGGCGCGCCGCGAGGCACCGCGGGCCCTATCCCCTGACACCCGGCGCCCCTCGCCCGTGGTGGTGACGCTCTCCAGCTCACCGAAACGCTACGCCGCCCTCTCGCTGTCGGAGAACTCGCTGCTGGAGAAGCCGCCCGGCGATGGGCGCACCGGATGGTTTGTCACGCCCGAGATCACCATCACCGACAACGACATCCGCGCCGACGGGCGCCGGGACGCGCCCGAGATCTCGGCGCGCCAACGCAGCCTGGAGCAGCTGGACGAGCTCATCACTGACTTGGTGATTGACTACAAGCCGCCGCCGGCGGGTGAAACGGGCGACTTCTCCGAGCAGCTCCGGCGCCTGATCGGCACCGCCAAAGAGCCGCCGGTGCACGATGCCAGCTCTCCGGACGCCAGCACCGACGAGGACGACATCCTCATGTGCTCCAACGCCCGTTGCGGCCGCACAGAGGCCATGTTCCACGCCTGTCTCTACTTCAAGTCGTGCCACAGCTGCCGCACCGTCTACTGCTCGCGGCACTGCCGGCGGCAAGACTGGGCATCGCACAAGGAGCGCTGCGTCTTCGGCCGCGCCGGCAGCGCCTGCCGCAACGTGCTGCGCTTCTGCCGCGAGGACGCGCCGGCGCACCGGGCCTTTTCCCGCGTGGCCCGCGTGGGCTTCCTGTCTCGCGGGCGCGGTGTCCTCTTcctcggtttccccagccccgGCTCGGCCGAGAACTTCCTCCGCTTTGGCCTGGAGAGCCTGCTCATGTCGCCAACGTACCTGTCGCTCCGAGAGCTGGGCGCCTATGCCGGCAACCTGGGCTCCTACGCCGGGGATTTGCGCCGCGCCGGGGAGGACTACGACCCTGGCGAGTGCTTCGTGCTCAACGTCACTGTGGCGGTGGGCGGGAAAGCGGTGCCTGGCGAGCGCCCGGCGCCCGTGGTCCGCAAACACGCCAAGGTGGCGCTGGCTTCGGCGCCCGGCCCGGCACACGCCGAAGGCGACATGGAGACGCTGATTCTGACGCCGCCGCCAGGGACAGCCGACCTGGGGCAGGAGGGCGAGGTGGGCCGGCGGGCCCGGGAGGTGTGCTTCGTGCACATCCAGCGCGAACTTCGCACCCGGGGTGTGGTGCTGCGCCGCGAGTTCCCGCAGGTCTACGAGCGGCTGTGCGCCTTCGTGGAGGGCGGCCGACGTTTCACCCCCACCACCATCTACCCCGTGGACAAGCGGACGGGCAAGCAGTTCCTGTGCATGATCATGGCGGCGTCCGAGCCGCGAACCCTCGACTGGGTTGCCAGCCCCAACCTCCTGGACGACCTGATGTGA